One segment of Peromyscus leucopus breed LL Stock chromosome 5, UCI_PerLeu_2.1, whole genome shotgun sequence DNA contains the following:
- the Il34 gene encoding interleukin-34 isoform X2 has translation MTRGRMCLRPRALCTCLSHRYLSPLKMDDSWHSSGNADTEPVLTGSCWVWPTGLEIFLLGMALGNENLEMWTLTQDKECDLTGYLRVKLQYKNRLQYMKHYFPINYKIAVPYEGVLRVANITRLKARVSERELRYLWVLVSLNATESVLDVLLQGHPSWKYLQEVQTLLENVQQSLMDVEIGPQVEAVLSLLSTPGLSLKLVRPKALLDNCFRVMELLYCSCCKQSPILKWQDCELPSLHPHSPGSLMQCAAANVYPLPRQPPTSLPTSPGSSHGL, from the exons ATGACCAGGGGTAGGATGTGCCTACgtcccagggctctgtgcaccTGCCTTTCCCATCGGTACTTGTCACCCTTGAAAATGGATGACAGTTGGCACAGCTCTGGGAATGCAGACACAGAGCCTGTGCTCACAGGCTCTTGTTGGGTGTGGCCCACAGGTCTTGAGATCTTCCTACTTGGCATGGCTTTGGGGAACGAGAATTTGGAGATGTGGACTCTGACCCAAGACAAGGAGTGTGACCTTACAGGCTACCTTCGGGTCAAGCTGCAGTACAAGAATCGGCTTCAGTACATG AAACATTACTTCCCCATCAACTACAAGATCGCTGTGCCTTATGAGGGGGTACTCAGAGTCGCCAACATCACGAGGCTG AAGGCCCGTGTGAGCGAGCGGGAGCTGCGGTATCTGTGGGTCTTGGTGAGTCTCAACGCCACGGAGTCTGTGCTGGATGTGCTGCTCCAGGGCCACCCATCCTGGAAGTACCTGCAGGAGGTTCAGACACTGCTGGAGAATGTTCAGCAGAGCCTCATG GATGTGGAGATCGGCCCTCAGGTGGAAGCTGTGTTATCTCTCCTAAGCACACCAGGCCTAAGCCTGAAGCTGGTGCGGCCCAAAGCCTTGCTGGACAACTGCTTCCGGGTCATGGAGTTGCTGTACTGCTCTTGCT GTAAACAAAGTCCCATCCTCAAATGGCAGGACTGTGAGCTGCCAAGTCTCCATCCCCACAGTCCGGGGTCCTTGATGCAATGTGCAGCCGCCAACGTGTACCCTCTGCCTCGGCAgccccccacctccctgcccacTTCCCCAGGCTCAAGCCATGGTCTGTGA
- the Il34 gene encoding interleukin-34 isoform X1, translating to MTRGRMCLRPRALCTCLSHRYLSPLKMDDSWHSSGNADTEPVLTGSCWVWPTGLEIFLLGMALGNENLEMWTLTQDKECDLTGYLRVKLQYKNRLQYMKHYFPINYKIAVPYEGVLRVANITRLQKARVSERELRYLWVLVSLNATESVLDVLLQGHPSWKYLQEVQTLLENVQQSLMDVEIGPQVEAVLSLLSTPGLSLKLVRPKALLDNCFRVMELLYCSCCKQSPILKWQDCELPSLHPHSPGSLMQCAAANVYPLPRQPPTSLPTSPGSSHGL from the exons ATGACCAGGGGTAGGATGTGCCTACgtcccagggctctgtgcaccTGCCTTTCCCATCGGTACTTGTCACCCTTGAAAATGGATGACAGTTGGCACAGCTCTGGGAATGCAGACACAGAGCCTGTGCTCACAGGCTCTTGTTGGGTGTGGCCCACAGGTCTTGAGATCTTCCTACTTGGCATGGCTTTGGGGAACGAGAATTTGGAGATGTGGACTCTGACCCAAGACAAGGAGTGTGACCTTACAGGCTACCTTCGGGTCAAGCTGCAGTACAAGAATCGGCTTCAGTACATG AAACATTACTTCCCCATCAACTACAAGATCGCTGTGCCTTATGAGGGGGTACTCAGAGTCGCCAACATCACGAGGCTG CAGAAGGCCCGTGTGAGCGAGCGGGAGCTGCGGTATCTGTGGGTCTTGGTGAGTCTCAACGCCACGGAGTCTGTGCTGGATGTGCTGCTCCAGGGCCACCCATCCTGGAAGTACCTGCAGGAGGTTCAGACACTGCTGGAGAATGTTCAGCAGAGCCTCATG GATGTGGAGATCGGCCCTCAGGTGGAAGCTGTGTTATCTCTCCTAAGCACACCAGGCCTAAGCCTGAAGCTGGTGCGGCCCAAAGCCTTGCTGGACAACTGCTTCCGGGTCATGGAGTTGCTGTACTGCTCTTGCT GTAAACAAAGTCCCATCCTCAAATGGCAGGACTGTGAGCTGCCAAGTCTCCATCCCCACAGTCCGGGGTCCTTGATGCAATGTGCAGCCGCCAACGTGTACCCTCTGCCTCGGCAgccccccacctccctgcccacTTCCCCAGGCTCAAGCCATGGTCTGTGA
- the Il34 gene encoding interleukin-34 isoform X4: protein MLWGLAWLYCLEIFLLGMALGNENLEMWTLTQDKECDLTGYLRVKLQYKNRLQYMKHYFPINYKIAVPYEGVLRVANITRLKARVSERELRYLWVLVSLNATESVLDVLLQGHPSWKYLQEVQTLLENVQQSLMDVEIGPQVEAVLSLLSTPGLSLKLVRPKALLDNCFRVMELLYCSCCKQSPILKWQDCELPSLHPHSPGSLMQCAAANVYPLPRQPPTSLPTSPGSSHGL, encoded by the exons atgctctggGGACTCGCCTGGTTATACT GTCTTGAGATCTTCCTACTTGGCATGGCTTTGGGGAACGAGAATTTGGAGATGTGGACTCTGACCCAAGACAAGGAGTGTGACCTTACAGGCTACCTTCGGGTCAAGCTGCAGTACAAGAATCGGCTTCAGTACATG AAACATTACTTCCCCATCAACTACAAGATCGCTGTGCCTTATGAGGGGGTACTCAGAGTCGCCAACATCACGAGGCTG AAGGCCCGTGTGAGCGAGCGGGAGCTGCGGTATCTGTGGGTCTTGGTGAGTCTCAACGCCACGGAGTCTGTGCTGGATGTGCTGCTCCAGGGCCACCCATCCTGGAAGTACCTGCAGGAGGTTCAGACACTGCTGGAGAATGTTCAGCAGAGCCTCATG GATGTGGAGATCGGCCCTCAGGTGGAAGCTGTGTTATCTCTCCTAAGCACACCAGGCCTAAGCCTGAAGCTGGTGCGGCCCAAAGCCTTGCTGGACAACTGCTTCCGGGTCATGGAGTTGCTGTACTGCTCTTGCT GTAAACAAAGTCCCATCCTCAAATGGCAGGACTGTGAGCTGCCAAGTCTCCATCCCCACAGTCCGGGGTCCTTGATGCAATGTGCAGCCGCCAACGTGTACCCTCTGCCTCGGCAgccccccacctccctgcccacTTCCCCAGGCTCAAGCCATGGTCTGTGA
- the Il34 gene encoding interleukin-34 isoform X3: MLWGLAWLYCLEIFLLGMALGNENLEMWTLTQDKECDLTGYLRVKLQYKNRLQYMKHYFPINYKIAVPYEGVLRVANITRLQKARVSERELRYLWVLVSLNATESVLDVLLQGHPSWKYLQEVQTLLENVQQSLMDVEIGPQVEAVLSLLSTPGLSLKLVRPKALLDNCFRVMELLYCSCCKQSPILKWQDCELPSLHPHSPGSLMQCAAANVYPLPRQPPTSLPTSPGSSHGL, encoded by the exons atgctctggGGACTCGCCTGGTTATACT GTCTTGAGATCTTCCTACTTGGCATGGCTTTGGGGAACGAGAATTTGGAGATGTGGACTCTGACCCAAGACAAGGAGTGTGACCTTACAGGCTACCTTCGGGTCAAGCTGCAGTACAAGAATCGGCTTCAGTACATG AAACATTACTTCCCCATCAACTACAAGATCGCTGTGCCTTATGAGGGGGTACTCAGAGTCGCCAACATCACGAGGCTG CAGAAGGCCCGTGTGAGCGAGCGGGAGCTGCGGTATCTGTGGGTCTTGGTGAGTCTCAACGCCACGGAGTCTGTGCTGGATGTGCTGCTCCAGGGCCACCCATCCTGGAAGTACCTGCAGGAGGTTCAGACACTGCTGGAGAATGTTCAGCAGAGCCTCATG GATGTGGAGATCGGCCCTCAGGTGGAAGCTGTGTTATCTCTCCTAAGCACACCAGGCCTAAGCCTGAAGCTGGTGCGGCCCAAAGCCTTGCTGGACAACTGCTTCCGGGTCATGGAGTTGCTGTACTGCTCTTGCT GTAAACAAAGTCCCATCCTCAAATGGCAGGACTGTGAGCTGCCAAGTCTCCATCCCCACAGTCCGGGGTCCTTGATGCAATGTGCAGCCGCCAACGTGTACCCTCTGCCTCGGCAgccccccacctccctgcccacTTCCCCAGGCTCAAGCCATGGTCTGTGA